In Palaemon carinicauda isolate YSFRI2023 chromosome 14, ASM3689809v2, whole genome shotgun sequence, the following proteins share a genomic window:
- the LOC137652951 gene encoding uncharacterized protein — protein sequence MAEDYGARSLAVLGNYGICSASDSKAGDSTNNNMERTETETLTDESLVYDLVPLSGEADNVTRLQVDNLKEALGFQGNENEGELSLCIWFELRLGTTAATLFSYSTSDAMANAILLYVTSYELGYVSDITRKDFAIIYRFEPLRWYHVCLVVRKLREETEEKTSESDGMKYAFAVYVDGLQLIDDQSAVPFPLGGILIIGQDQDGLGTGFSKDQSLVGRVSLSAFKEAIGKRGAEELFQCRVVKNQVPITWNVYGLVSKSSFNICKYNVDRGIVIPFKMDDKAKAKIVCELINTTLALPKSDEENDALAEQLSREPACNSLPFFNFNIGWLGFFHEENSGGMSQQESLKAYNKLSTNISNVQMYDLLLTSDGTWKLGWPNIACPLCFGKPSGKFYLFGLHKTITDKKMMVFYPRVTDAGSFFLYSSDGTVIEKKDDKWTIIDKIRNQTLASTEEPNFLGRKPWNVMNTTIINGMKQFFPYISSPSSQLKILTLSNCSLDEFTCNNGECRPMSCRCDFRQQCKSGEDEDSCNILDPLQGYEKGTPPPQRPLNLQISVFLTKVASINIMTETMQVNMKFRIKWDDSRLTFNNLMGNDRVNYLGQYMNTLWLPKFMVLNEEPLAGTADPITKLYVERTGTPIRVNQG from the exons atggctgaggactatggagcccgaa GCCTGGCTGTATTGGGAAATTATGGAATCTGTTCGGCTTCGGACAGCAAAGCAGGTGATTCAACCAACAATAACAT GGAACGGACGGAGACCGAGACATTGACAGATGAGTCTCTTGTGTACGACCTCGTTCCACTGAGTGGTGAAGCCGATAACGTAACGAGACTTCAGGTTGACAACCTCAAGGAGGCTTTGGGATTCCAAG GAAATGAGAACGAAGGGGAACTTTCCCTCTGCATTTGGTTTGAACTTCGTCTGGGAACAACTGCTGCAACACTATTTAGTTACTCGACTAGTGATGCTATGGCAAATGCCATTTTGCTTT acgTCACATCCTACGAGCTGGGGTACGTGAGCGACATCACAAGAAAGGATTTCGCTATAATCTACCGGTTTGAACCCCTTCGCTGGTATCACGTCTGTCTGGTGGTCAGGAAATTAAGGGAGGAAACTGAAGAGAAAACCTCTGAGAGTGATGGCATGAAGTACGCTTTTGCCGTTTACGTAGATGGGTTGCAGCTGATCGATGACCAATCCGCTGTTCCTTTTCCCTTGGGAGGTATACTGATAATTGGACAAGATCAGGACGGACTTGGAACCGGATTTTCTAAGGACCAGTCTTTGGTGGGCCGCGTTTCCCTTTCAGCCTTCAAAGAAGCCATTGGGAAAAGGGGCGCTGAAGAACTGTTCCAATGTCGAGTCGTCAAGAATCAAGTGCCGATCACCTGGAATGTTTATGGTCTGGTATCGAAATCTTCTTTCAACATCTGTAAATACAACGTCGACAGGGGTATAGTGATACCTTTCAAAATGGACGACAAAGCCAAAGCGAAAATTGTGTGCGAGCTGATAAACACCACCTTAGCTTTGCCAAAATCCGATGAAGAAAATGACGCCTTGGCCGAGCAGTTATCTCGAGAACCAGCTTGCAACAGCTTGCCTTTTTTCAATTTCAATATCGGATGGCTTGGCTTTTTCCATGAGGAGAACTCCGGTGGGATGAGCCAGCAAGAAAGCCTAAAGGCTTATAATAAGCTATCGACCAATATCAGCAACGTTCAAATGTACGACCTTCTTCTAACAAGTGACGGCACGTGGAAGCTGGGCTGGCCTAACATCGCGTGCCCTTTGTGTTTTGGGAAACCGTCGGGTAAATTCTATCTTTTTGGACTGCACAAAACTATAACCGATAAGAAAATGATGGTCTTCTATCCAAGGGTAACCGATGCAGGGTCTTTCTTCCTGTATTCCTCCGATGGGACTGTCATAGAGAAGAAGGATGACAAGTGGACGATAATTGACAAGATTAGAAACCAAACCCTTGCTTCAACAGAGGAACCGAACTTCTTGGGCAGGAAACCttggaatgttatgaatacaaccaTTATCAATGGAATGAAGCAATTTTTTCCATACATTTCCTCACCATCATCACAGTTGAAGATTCTGACTCTCAGCAACTGCTCCTTGGACGAGTTCACCTGCAACAACGGCGAATGCAGGCCCATGAGTTGCAGGTGTGACTTCCGCCAACAATGCAAGAGTGGAGAAGACGAGGATTCCTGTAACATTTTGGATCCCCTGCAAGGCTACGAAAAGGGAACGCCGCCCCCTCAAAGACCCCTCAACTTGCAAATTTCAGTATTTCTAACAAAG GTGGCTTCCATCAACATCATGACAGAGACGATGCAGGTCAACATGAAATTCCGAATCAAATGGGACGACAGTCGCCTGACGTTCAATAACCTCATGGGAAATGACAGGGTTAACTACCTCGGCCAGTACATGAACACTCTTTGGCTTCCCAAATTCATG